A window from Malaclemys terrapin pileata isolate rMalTer1 chromosome 18, rMalTer1.hap1, whole genome shotgun sequence encodes these proteins:
- the FLOT2 gene encoding flotillin-2 isoform X2, giving the protein MGNCHTVGPNEALVVSGGCCGSDLKQYVFGGWAWAWWCISDTQRLSLEVMTILCRCENIETSEGVPLYVTGVAQVKIMTERELLAVACEQFLGKNVQDIKNVVLQTLEGHLRSILGTLTVEQIYQDRDQFAKLVREVAAPDVGRMGIEILSFTIKDVYDKVEYLSSLGKTQTAVVQRDADIGVAEAERDAGIRESECKREMLDIKFMSDTKTADSKRAFEMQKAAFSQEINIKTAEAQLAYELQGAREQQKIRQEEIEIEVVQRRKQIDVEEKEIIRMDKELTATIKRPAEAEAHRMQQIAEGEKVKQVLIAQAEAEKIRKIGEAEASVIEAIGKADAEKMKLKAEAYQQYGDAAKMALVLDALPQIAAKVAAPLAKVDEIVILSGDNNKVTSELSRLLAEIPASVHALTGVDLSKIPLIQKATGAQA; this is encoded by the exons GTGGCTGCTGTGGCTCCGATCTAAAGCAGTATGTGTTCGGAGGCTGGGCCTGGGCTTGGTGGTGCATTTCTGACACACAAAG ACTGTCTTTGGAGGTTATGACCATCCTCTGTCGCTGTGAGAATATTGAGACGTCGGAGGGGGTCCCACTGTACGTAACAGGGGTTGCACAG GTGAAAATAATGACCGAGAGAGAGCTTCTGGCTGTGGCCTGTGAGCAGTTCTTGGGGAAGAACGTCCAAGACATTAAGAACGTGGTCCTTCAAACGCTGGAGGGGCATCTGCGATCCATCCTAG GCACCCTGACAGTGGAGCAGATCTATCAGGACCGGGATCAGTTTGCCAAGCTAGTGCGGGAGGTGGCAGCTCCAGATGTGGGCCGCATGGGCATCGAGATCCTGAGCTTTACCATCAAG GATGTGTACGATAAGGTGGAATATCTGAGCTCTCTGGGGAAGACTCAGACAGCCGTTGTTCAGAGAGATGCCGACATTGGCGTGGCAGAGGCTGAGCGAGACGCTGGCATTCGG GAGTCGGAGTGCAAGAGGGAAATGCTGGACATCAAGTTCATGTCAGACACTAAAACGGCCGATTCCAAACGGGCCTTTGAGATGCAGAAAGCCGCCTTCAGCCAGGAGATTAACATTAAG ACTGCCGAGGCCCAGCTGGCCTACGAGCTGCAGGGTGCCCGGGAGCAGCAGAAGATCCGCCAGGAGGAGATCGAGATCGAGGTGGTGCAGCGCAGGAAGCAGATTGACGTTGAGGAGAAAGAGATCATCCGGATGGACAAGGAGCTGACCGCCACCATCAAGCGTCCGGCAGAGGCCGAGGCGCACCGCATGCAGCAGATCGCCGAGGGCGAGAA GGTGAAGCAGGTTCTCATTGCGCAGGCCGAAGCAGAGAAGATCCGCAAGATTGGCGAGGCAGAGGCCTCTGTCATCGAAGCCATCGGGAAAGCAGACGCAGAGAAAATGAAGTTGAAGGCAGAGGCTTACCAGCAGTACGGCGACGCGGCCAAGATGGCTCTGGTGCTGGATGCTCTGCCCCAG ATCGCTGCCAAGGTGGCCGCTCCGCTGGCTAAAGTGGACGAGATTGTTATTCTCAGCGGGGACAATAACAAGGTGACGTCCGAGCTGAGCCGTCTGCTGGCTGAGATCCCTGCGTCTGTGCATGCCCTCACTGGCGTCGATCTGTCCAAG ATCCCCCTGATCCAGAAAGCCACGGGAGCCCAGGCATGA
- the FLOT2 gene encoding flotillin-2 isoform X3, whose translation MTLQPRCEDVETAEGVALTVTGVAQVKIMTERELLAVACEQFLGKNVQDIKNVVLQTLEGHLRSILGTLTVEQIYQDRDQFAKLVREVAAPDVGRMGIEILSFTIKDVYDKVEYLSSLGKTQTAVVQRDADIGVAEAERDAGIRESECKREMLDIKFMSDTKTADSKRAFEMQKAAFSQEINIKTAEAQLAYELQGAREQQKIRQEEIEIEVVQRRKQIDVEEKEIIRMDKELTATIKRPAEAEAHRMQQIAEGEKVKQVLIAQAEAEKIRKIGEAEASVIEAIGKADAEKMKLKAEAYQQYGDAAKMALVLDALPQIAAKVAAPLAKVDEIVILSGDNNKVTSELSRLLAEIPASVHALTGVDLSKIPLIQKATGAQA comes from the exons ATGACGTTACAGCCCAGGTGCGAGGACGTAGAGACGGCGGAGGGGGTAGCTTTAACTGTCACAGGTGTGGCACAG GTGAAAATAATGACCGAGAGAGAGCTTCTGGCTGTGGCCTGTGAGCAGTTCTTGGGGAAGAACGTCCAAGACATTAAGAACGTGGTCCTTCAAACGCTGGAGGGGCATCTGCGATCCATCCTAG GCACCCTGACAGTGGAGCAGATCTATCAGGACCGGGATCAGTTTGCCAAGCTAGTGCGGGAGGTGGCAGCTCCAGATGTGGGCCGCATGGGCATCGAGATCCTGAGCTTTACCATCAAG GATGTGTACGATAAGGTGGAATATCTGAGCTCTCTGGGGAAGACTCAGACAGCCGTTGTTCAGAGAGATGCCGACATTGGCGTGGCAGAGGCTGAGCGAGACGCTGGCATTCGG GAGTCGGAGTGCAAGAGGGAAATGCTGGACATCAAGTTCATGTCAGACACTAAAACGGCCGATTCCAAACGGGCCTTTGAGATGCAGAAAGCCGCCTTCAGCCAGGAGATTAACATTAAG ACTGCCGAGGCCCAGCTGGCCTACGAGCTGCAGGGTGCCCGGGAGCAGCAGAAGATCCGCCAGGAGGAGATCGAGATCGAGGTGGTGCAGCGCAGGAAGCAGATTGACGTTGAGGAGAAAGAGATCATCCGGATGGACAAGGAGCTGACCGCCACCATCAAGCGTCCGGCAGAGGCCGAGGCGCACCGCATGCAGCAGATCGCCGAGGGCGAGAA GGTGAAGCAGGTTCTCATTGCGCAGGCCGAAGCAGAGAAGATCCGCAAGATTGGCGAGGCAGAGGCCTCTGTCATCGAAGCCATCGGGAAAGCAGACGCAGAGAAAATGAAGTTGAAGGCAGAGGCTTACCAGCAGTACGGCGACGCGGCCAAGATGGCTCTGGTGCTGGATGCTCTGCCCCAG ATCGCTGCCAAGGTGGCCGCTCCGCTGGCTAAAGTGGACGAGATTGTTATTCTCAGCGGGGACAATAACAAGGTGACGTCCGAGCTGAGCCGTCTGCTGGCTGAGATCCCTGCGTCTGTGCATGCCCTCACTGGCGTCGATCTGTCCAAG ATCCCCCTGATCCAGAAAGCCACGGGAGCCCAGGCATGA
- the FLOT2 gene encoding flotillin-2 isoform X1, with amino-acid sequence MGNCHTVGPNEALVVSGGCCGSDLKQYVFGGWAWAWWCISDTQRISLEIMTLQPRCEDVETAEGVALTVTGVAQVKIMTERELLAVACEQFLGKNVQDIKNVVLQTLEGHLRSILGTLTVEQIYQDRDQFAKLVREVAAPDVGRMGIEILSFTIKDVYDKVEYLSSLGKTQTAVVQRDADIGVAEAERDAGIRESECKREMLDIKFMSDTKTADSKRAFEMQKAAFSQEINIKTAEAQLAYELQGAREQQKIRQEEIEIEVVQRRKQIDVEEKEIIRMDKELTATIKRPAEAEAHRMQQIAEGEKVKQVLIAQAEAEKIRKIGEAEASVIEAIGKADAEKMKLKAEAYQQYGDAAKMALVLDALPQIAAKVAAPLAKVDEIVILSGDNNKVTSELSRLLAEIPASVHALTGVDLSKIPLIQKATGAQA; translated from the exons GTGGCTGCTGTGGCTCCGATCTAAAGCAGTATGTGTTCGGAGGCTGGGCCTGGGCTTGGTGGTGCATTTCTGACACACAAAG GATTTCCCTAGAGATAATGACGTTACAGCCCAGGTGCGAGGACGTAGAGACGGCGGAGGGGGTAGCTTTAACTGTCACAGGTGTGGCACAG GTGAAAATAATGACCGAGAGAGAGCTTCTGGCTGTGGCCTGTGAGCAGTTCTTGGGGAAGAACGTCCAAGACATTAAGAACGTGGTCCTTCAAACGCTGGAGGGGCATCTGCGATCCATCCTAG GCACCCTGACAGTGGAGCAGATCTATCAGGACCGGGATCAGTTTGCCAAGCTAGTGCGGGAGGTGGCAGCTCCAGATGTGGGCCGCATGGGCATCGAGATCCTGAGCTTTACCATCAAG GATGTGTACGATAAGGTGGAATATCTGAGCTCTCTGGGGAAGACTCAGACAGCCGTTGTTCAGAGAGATGCCGACATTGGCGTGGCAGAGGCTGAGCGAGACGCTGGCATTCGG GAGTCGGAGTGCAAGAGGGAAATGCTGGACATCAAGTTCATGTCAGACACTAAAACGGCCGATTCCAAACGGGCCTTTGAGATGCAGAAAGCCGCCTTCAGCCAGGAGATTAACATTAAG ACTGCCGAGGCCCAGCTGGCCTACGAGCTGCAGGGTGCCCGGGAGCAGCAGAAGATCCGCCAGGAGGAGATCGAGATCGAGGTGGTGCAGCGCAGGAAGCAGATTGACGTTGAGGAGAAAGAGATCATCCGGATGGACAAGGAGCTGACCGCCACCATCAAGCGTCCGGCAGAGGCCGAGGCGCACCGCATGCAGCAGATCGCCGAGGGCGAGAA GGTGAAGCAGGTTCTCATTGCGCAGGCCGAAGCAGAGAAGATCCGCAAGATTGGCGAGGCAGAGGCCTCTGTCATCGAAGCCATCGGGAAAGCAGACGCAGAGAAAATGAAGTTGAAGGCAGAGGCTTACCAGCAGTACGGCGACGCGGCCAAGATGGCTCTGGTGCTGGATGCTCTGCCCCAG ATCGCTGCCAAGGTGGCCGCTCCGCTGGCTAAAGTGGACGAGATTGTTATTCTCAGCGGGGACAATAACAAGGTGACGTCCGAGCTGAGCCGTCTGCTGGCTGAGATCCCTGCGTCTGTGCATGCCCTCACTGGCGTCGATCTGTCCAAG ATCCCCCTGATCCAGAAAGCCACGGGAGCCCAGGCATGA
- the FLOT2 gene encoding flotillin-2 isoform X4, with amino-acid sequence MTERELLAVACEQFLGKNVQDIKNVVLQTLEGHLRSILGTLTVEQIYQDRDQFAKLVREVAAPDVGRMGIEILSFTIKDVYDKVEYLSSLGKTQTAVVQRDADIGVAEAERDAGIRESECKREMLDIKFMSDTKTADSKRAFEMQKAAFSQEINIKTAEAQLAYELQGAREQQKIRQEEIEIEVVQRRKQIDVEEKEIIRMDKELTATIKRPAEAEAHRMQQIAEGEKVKQVLIAQAEAEKIRKIGEAEASVIEAIGKADAEKMKLKAEAYQQYGDAAKMALVLDALPQIAAKVAAPLAKVDEIVILSGDNNKVTSELSRLLAEIPASVHALTGVDLSKIPLIQKATGAQA; translated from the exons ATGACCGAGAGAGAGCTTCTGGCTGTGGCCTGTGAGCAGTTCTTGGGGAAGAACGTCCAAGACATTAAGAACGTGGTCCTTCAAACGCTGGAGGGGCATCTGCGATCCATCCTAG GCACCCTGACAGTGGAGCAGATCTATCAGGACCGGGATCAGTTTGCCAAGCTAGTGCGGGAGGTGGCAGCTCCAGATGTGGGCCGCATGGGCATCGAGATCCTGAGCTTTACCATCAAG GATGTGTACGATAAGGTGGAATATCTGAGCTCTCTGGGGAAGACTCAGACAGCCGTTGTTCAGAGAGATGCCGACATTGGCGTGGCAGAGGCTGAGCGAGACGCTGGCATTCGG GAGTCGGAGTGCAAGAGGGAAATGCTGGACATCAAGTTCATGTCAGACACTAAAACGGCCGATTCCAAACGGGCCTTTGAGATGCAGAAAGCCGCCTTCAGCCAGGAGATTAACATTAAG ACTGCCGAGGCCCAGCTGGCCTACGAGCTGCAGGGTGCCCGGGAGCAGCAGAAGATCCGCCAGGAGGAGATCGAGATCGAGGTGGTGCAGCGCAGGAAGCAGATTGACGTTGAGGAGAAAGAGATCATCCGGATGGACAAGGAGCTGACCGCCACCATCAAGCGTCCGGCAGAGGCCGAGGCGCACCGCATGCAGCAGATCGCCGAGGGCGAGAA GGTGAAGCAGGTTCTCATTGCGCAGGCCGAAGCAGAGAAGATCCGCAAGATTGGCGAGGCAGAGGCCTCTGTCATCGAAGCCATCGGGAAAGCAGACGCAGAGAAAATGAAGTTGAAGGCAGAGGCTTACCAGCAGTACGGCGACGCGGCCAAGATGGCTCTGGTGCTGGATGCTCTGCCCCAG ATCGCTGCCAAGGTGGCCGCTCCGCTGGCTAAAGTGGACGAGATTGTTATTCTCAGCGGGGACAATAACAAGGTGACGTCCGAGCTGAGCCGTCTGCTGGCTGAGATCCCTGCGTCTGTGCATGCCCTCACTGGCGTCGATCTGTCCAAG ATCCCCCTGATCCAGAAAGCCACGGGAGCCCAGGCATGA